In Eretmochelys imbricata isolate rEreImb1 chromosome 14, rEreImb1.hap1, whole genome shotgun sequence, a genomic segment contains:
- the WBP2 gene encoding WW domain-binding protein 2 produces the protein MALNRNHSEGGGVIVNNSESILMTYDHIEIAFSDMEHMPDAFKGTKKGSVFLTPFRVIFVSKGKDPMQSFMMPFYLIKDCEIKQPVFGANYIKGTVKAETGGGWEGSLTFKMTFSAGGAIEFGQRMLQVASQASRGEAPNGAYGYSYMPNGAYAFAPPAANGVYGPPPPGYPYPPPPPEFYPGPPMMDGAMGYMQPPPPPYPGPMEPPVSGPDLPSTPAAEAKAAEAAASAYYSPVNPHNVYMPTDQPPPPPYFPPEDKKTQ, from the exons ATGGCGCTGAACAGGAACCACTCGGAGGGGGGCGGCGTGATCGTCAATAACAGCGAGAG TATTTTGATGACCTATGACCACATAGAAATTGCATTCAGTGATATGGAACACATGCCAGATGCCTTCAAAGGGACCAAGAAAGGAAGTGTCTTCTTGACTCCATTTAGA GTTATCTTTGTGTCCAAGGGAAAGGATCCTATGCAGTCTTTCATGATGCCCTTTTATTTGATAAAAGATTGTGAGATTAAACAGCCTGTCTTTGGAGCAAATTATATCAAGGGGACAGTGAAAGCAGAGACAGGAG GTGGCTGGGAAGGATCCTTAacgttcaaaatgactttttcagCTGGGGGTGCTATTGAGTTTGGACAGCGTATGCTGCAAGTGGCATCTCAAG CCTCTAGAGGAGAAGCTCCCAATGGAGCGTATGGTTATTCCTACATGCCGAATGGAGCTTACGCCTTTGCGCCACCTGCAGCCAATGGGGTGTACGGTCCCCCTCCGCCAGGGTACCCCtacccaccaccacctcctg AGTTTTACCCTGGTCCCCCCATGATGGATGGAGCCATGGGTTACATGCAGCCTCCACCACCTCCTTATCCTGGGCCCATGGAGCCTCCAGTCAGTGGCCCAGACCTTCCTTCCACTCCTGCAG CTGAAGCGAAGGCTGCAGAAGCTGCTGCCAGTGCTTATTACAGTCCAGTCAACCCTCATAATGTGTACATGCCCACA GAtcagcctccccctcctccttacTTCCCACCAGAGGACAAGAAGACCCAATAA
- the TRIM47 gene encoding E3 ubiquitin-protein ligase TRIM47 has product MEGGSAGGGGGLPSPQDSPFGCPICLDALKDPVTIPCGHNFCLGCLGAHRHRPGLGAGGGQGAPRCPLCQEPFPADLQLRKNHTLCELLQLRQPPPGARSPVAPPAPPGEEAAAGPPEPCGAPQRQEPEEERVLCDVCPEGGRATAAQSCLVCLASFCPPHLQPHLRSPAFQGHRLVPPLRRIEDSLCKLHLRPLESFCRTDQACICQLCQGQEHRSHEVVAVEVEREHKEAQRPKILSCVENQLDELGVTVAQTRKTVELIKSAALKEKENVSRLFNEASRALVTFQKEVTGFIEDGERSMLIEAEGDLRQKEERRAKLAQCRQNLERVPSTDTIYFLQEFQALKMAAEEKSSLCPSFQKELSFTKSSQAVCAMKELLVTACKNQWDQLLGKGYEESCFHGMQEAVAELQPSDKSNSPACLETRDYFLKFAFIIDLDSDTADKFLQLFGTKGAKRVLNPIGYPESPTRFINCEQVLGENLMNRGNYYWEVEIIDGWVSIGVIAEDFNPRESYDRGRLGRNEKSCCLQWNGQNYVAWFGGFESVIQQPFFHTIGVYLEYSEKALTFYGVRDSKMTCLQQLKVARFKKGHFDPFQNKINHQFPLLFAYNLKPAFFLESVDAHMQIGPLKKDCVSVLKRR; this is encoded by the exons ATGGAGGGCGGCtcggcgggcggcggcggcggcctgCCCAGCCCGCAGGACTCCCCCTTCGGCTGCCCCATCTGCCTGGACGCCCTGAAGGACCCGGTCACCATCCCCTGCGGCCACAACTTCTGCCTGGGCTGCCTGGGAGCGCACAGGCACCGCCCGGGGCTCGGGGCGGGCGGCGGCCAGGGCGCCCCCCGCTGCCCGCTGTGCCAGGAGCCCTTCCCGGCCGACCTCCAGCTCCGCAAGAACCACACGCTGTGCGAGCTGCTCCAGCTCCGCCAGCCGCCGCCCGGCGCCCGCAGCCCCGTGGCCCCGCCGGCGcccccgggggaggaggcggccgCCGGCCCGCCGGAGCCCTGCGGCGCCCCCCAGCGGCAGGAGCCGGAGGAGGAGCGGGTGCTGTGCGACGTCTGCCCCGAGGGCGGGCGGGCCACGGCGGCCCAGTCCTGCCTGGTGTGCCTGGCCTCCTTCTGCCcgccccacctgcagccccaccTGCGGAGCCCGGCCTTCCAGGGCCACCGCCTGGTGCCCCCGCTGCGCCGCATCGAGGACAGCCTGTGCAAGCTGCACCTCCGGCCGCTGGAGAGCTTCTGCCGCACGGACCAGGCCTGCATCTGCCAGCTGTGCCAGGGCCAGGAGCACCGGAGCCACGAGGTGGTGGCGGTGGAGGTGGAGCGGGAGCACAAGGAG gccCAGCGACCCAAGATCCTGAGCTGCGTGGAGAACCAGCTGGATGAGCTGGGAGTCACTGTCGCGCAGACCAGGAAGACCGTGGAGCTCATCAAA AGCGCCGCCctgaaggagaaggaaaatgTTAGCAGGCTCTTCAATGAAGCTTCCAGAGCTCTGGTGACCTTCCAGAAAGAGGTGACTGGCTTCATTGAGGATGGCGAGCGATCCATGCTGATTGAGGCTGAAGGGGATCTCCGGCAGAAGGAGGAGAGGCGTGCCAAGCTGGCTCAGTGCAGGCAGAACCTGGAGCGGGTTCCGAGCACGGATACCATTTACTTCCTACAG GAGTTCCAGGCGTTAAAAATGGCAGCTGAGGAAAAGAGTTCCCTGTGTCCAAGCTTCCAGAAGGAATTGAGCTTCACCAAGTCtagccaggctgtgtgtgccatGAAGGAGCTGCTGGTGACTGCATGCAAGAACCAGTGGGACCAATTGCTGGGGAAGGGGTATGAAGAGTCTTGTTTCCATGGGATGCAAGAAG CAGTCGCTGAGCTCCAACCTTCGGACAAATCAAACAGTCCAGCCTGCTTGGAGACAAGAGACTATTTCCTGAAAT TTGCCTTCATCATCGATTTGGACAGCGACACCGCGGACAAGTTCCTCCAGCTGTTTGGAACCAAAGGGGCCAAACGTGTATTGAACCCCATCGGCTACCCCGAGAGCCCAACCAGATTCATCAACTGTGAGCAGGTGCTGGGCGAGAACCTGATGAACCGAGGCAACTACTACTGGGAGGTGGAAATCATCGACGGCTGGGTGAGCATCGGCGTCATCGCCGAGGACTTCAACCCGCGGGAGTCCTACGACAGAGGCCGCCTGGGGAGGAACGAGAAATCCTGCTGCCTGCAGTGGAATGGACAGAACTACGTGGCCTGGTTTGGTGGCTTTGAATCTGTTATCCAACAGCCCTTCTTTCACACGATCGGGGTGTACCTGGAGTATTCGGAAAAGGCACTGACCTTCTATGGGGTCAGGGACTCCAAGATGACGTGTCTCCAACAGCTCAAGGTTGCCCGCTTCAAAAAAGGCCACTTTGACCCCTTCCAGAATAAGATCAACCACCAGTTCCCATTGCTGTTTGCATATAACCTCAAACCAGCCTTTTTCCTTGAAAGCGTAGATGCCCATATGCAGATTGGGCCGTTGAAGAAAGATTGTGTTTCAGTGTTAAAGCGGAGGTAA